DNA from Clostridia bacterium:
GGCAAAACCACGGTGGTCAACATCCTTTCGACACTTCTGAAATCTGATGGAGGAACCGCGAGCGTCTGCGGCTTTGACGTTTCGCGTCAGCCGGGAAAGGTACGCGAAAATATCAGCCTGACCGGGCAGTTCGCCGCTGTGGACGAGATATTGACCGGGCAGGAAAATCTCCTGCTGATTGCTAAACTACGCAGCATTGCAAATCCAGCACAAGTTACCGACGACCTGCTCAAGCGCTTTGGGCTTACTGACGCGGCAAACAAAAGGGCAGGTACGTATTCCGGAGGCATGAAACGCAGGCTGGATATAGCGATGAGCCTTATAGGAAAGCCGCAGCTTATTTTTCTCGACGAGCCGACAACCGGACTTGACCCGGAGGGGCGGCTTGAGGTCTGGAAAACCGTTAAGGAGCTTGCCGGCAGCGGCGTGACGATTTTGCTCACAACGCAGTATCTGGATGAAGCGGAACAGCTTGCCGACAAAATCGCGATCCTTAACGAGGGCAAAATTATCGCTAACGGGACGCTTGAAGAACTTAAAAAGCTGTTCCCGCCTGCAAAAAAACAATATATCGAAAAACAACCGACACTCGAGGAGATTTTCCTCGCGATCATCGGTAAAGGAGGTCAAACAAAATGAAAAACAATACAGGTGTACTCACCGGGCGCTTAATGAAGCACATATTGCGCAGCCCGGACACGATTATCACGGTCGCGCTAACACCGATTGCGATGATGTTGATGTTTGTCTATGTGTTCGGCGGCGCGGTAAAAATGAGTATGGGCTCTGATGTGAATTATATTAATTACCAACTGCCGGGCATACTGTTGATGGCTATTGCGTCAGGCATAGCCTACACCGCCTTCCGGCTGTTTATGGATATGCAGAAAGGGCTTTTCTCGCGGTTCAATTCCATGCCTATCAGCCGCTCGTCGGTGCTGTGGAGTCATGTGCTGACTTCTCTTGTGTCCAACATGCTTACCGTGGTTATTATTATCCTCGTTGCGCTTATTATGGGCTTCCGTTCAAGTGCGGGAATACTTAACTGGCTCGCGGCAGCGGGAATACTCACACTATACACTCTTGCGCTGACATGGATCGCGGTCATTCCAGGGCTCACGGCAAAATCAATGGAGGGTGCGTCCTCATTCTCATATCCGTTGCTCTTCCTGCCCTTTCTCAGTTCAGCTTTTGTGCCGACCGAAACGATGCCCAAAGTCGTCCGTGTTTTTGCGGAGAATCAGCCTGTAACGTCAATCGTTGAGTCGATTCGCTCGCTGTTGAACTCCGAACCCGTCGGAAACGATATCTGGATAGCCCTCGCGTGGTGTGTCGGTATCATGGTTGTTGCTTACCTATTCGCGATGAAGGCGTATCGACGCAGGATATGAAAATATGAGACGCAAGCCGTTTCTTTCATATCAGTCACTTAATATTCTAAACATAAATTAAAGCAAAGTTCTATAGACATTTGATATTTGCTAATATTAATTCGTAAACATTAGGAAAAACGCAGCATGTAAGAATTCAATCGTTTGCATAATCAGATACGTATATTCAGAGAATTTATAAGAAATAGACATAATAAATTATCTCAAGTCCAGTATGTTCCTGTTTCAGGGTTAATTTGTCCATTACCCAGTATACCTTCCATAATATATACCCCGAAGTGATTGATATTTCTATAGCATAGAATAAATAATGCAGAATCTTGCAGTGAATGCAAGTTGTTTTGAAAAAAATACTGGAAAGCTAGTATTTAAGCCCTTTTCAATGAGTTTCTCAATTTCCGTAGAATAAGGTAGAATAATATGTACACTTATTTATTCCACATAGCAGCTAAAATCTTACTTAAACTTGCTGAACGTGTTTAGTGTACTTCTGTCATAAGCTTGACTTATATATTTTCATAATATAGCATTGAAGTAATGAAGATATACTACGCATATTTTACTTCTTAAGCCAATACACTTGTCAGTAATCGTAATTAAGTACTTAAAGTTATTATAGGCATATTGCGTTTTACATTTTGGAGGAAATACGATGCTATTTAGATTCATAATAGTTCCTTTTCTTATGATGATACCCGTAGGAATCTACTTATTTTTTTATCTCCTGCGTATTGCAAATTTTTGGAGAGTAGAACGTATTCTTAAGAAAGTAAAAGTGGTAGCAGCCCTTATTGCAGTTTGCTTAAGTTTGTGGTCTGTCAATCTATTTGGGTATGGTGCTTTGATTGTACTTCATATAGTCGGAATAGCTTTGCTTATGGAGGTACTTAACTTTATATGTACTGCTTTGCATAAATTCATGGGTATAAATATTAACACATGGAACAAAATTTTTCGTAGCGGACTGGTGCCAGTCATTATCACCGGATTGATTATTGGATATGGCTATTACAACATGAAAAATGTAGTGGAGACCGACTATACCATACACACGGGAAAGTTGATCCGTCAAGATGGCTATAGAATTGCAATGATTGCAGATCTTCATTTTGGTACGACTATGAATGAAGAAAAGCTTAAGAAATACTGTAATGACCTTGAAGCAAAAAAGCCTGACTTAGTAGTTTTGTGCGGAGACATTGTCGATCAAAGAACTACCTTTTCACAGATGAAAAATGCTGCGTATATACTAGGTAATATAAAAAGCAGCTATGGCACTTTCTATGTCTATGGA
Protein-coding regions in this window:
- a CDS encoding ABC transporter permease produces the protein MKNNTGVLTGRLMKHILRSPDTIITVALTPIAMMLMFVYVFGGAVKMSMGSDVNYINYQLPGILLMAIASGIAYTAFRLFMDMQKGLFSRFNSMPISRSSVLWSHVLTSLVSNMLTVVIIILVALIMGFRSSAGILNWLAAAGILTLYTLALTWIAVIPGLTAKSMEGASSFSYPLLFLPFLSSAFVPTETMPKVVRVFAENQPVTSIVESIRSLLNSEPVGNDIWIALAWCVGIMVVAYLFAMKAYRRRI
- a CDS encoding ATP-binding cassette domain-containing protein, with protein sequence MEKAIEVKGLQKSFKGTEVLKGINFEVKRGEIFALLGSNGAGKTTVVNILSTLLKSDGGTASVCGFDVSRQPGKVRENISLTGQFAAVDEILTGQENLLLIAKLRSIANPAQVTDDLLKRFGLTDAANKRAGTYSGGMKRRLDIAMSLIGKPQLIFLDEPTTGLDPEGRLEVWKTVKELAGSGVTILLTTQYLDEAEQLADKIAILNEGKIIANGTLEELKKLFPPAKKQYIEKQPTLEEIFLAIIGKGGQTK
- a CDS encoding metallophosphoesterase, with amino-acid sequence MLFRFIIVPFLMMIPVGIYLFFYLLRIANFWRVERILKKVKVVAALIAVCLSLWSVNLFGYGALIVLHIVGIALLMEVLNFICTALHKFMGININTWNKIFRSGLVPVIITGLIIGYGYYNMKNVVETDYTIHTGKLIRQDGYRIAMIADLHFGTTMNEEKLKKYCNDLEAKKPDLVVLCGDIVDQRTTFSQMKNAAYILGNIKSSYGTFYVYGNHDKSRYGSARNFDAHQLENELISNGIHVLEDEIYHINNEFTVIGRKDKGFSSEHTRKTCEELIKNVDANNFLLLLDHQPSKLQENSRAGIDLQLSGHTHGGQIWPEGLFNGITGVGELSYGHKKIDKYQIIVSSGIAGWGYPIRTQCHSEYVIVDVRR